ttttttttctttttttttcttttatatatatatatatatatatatatatatatatatatatacacacacacacacacacacacacacacacacatatatatatatatatatatatactttcttAAAAGTGTTTAAGAAATtatgcaataattaaaataaacatatttttatttttctaacccTAATTTTTAAGAATTAGAAAATGGAAAACCATGAATTTTGTCTGTTATGTATTTTAGAGAagcagaaatattttattttattttatattattttatattaattatattatattatagtatattatagtataattaaacaaacattttatttatttatttatttttgagaggcagaaataacaaataatacaaataaaagaaataatgagAGGCATATTACAtatggtaaatatatatatatatacaacccaagagattttttttcttttttttttcttttatatatatatatatactttcataaaagtgtttaagaaattaattatgcaataattaaaatacattttttttatttttctaacccTAATTTTTAAGAATTAGAAAATGGAAAACCATGAATTTTGTCTGTTATGTATTTTAGAGAggcagaaatatattatttatattatattatattatattgtattatattatattatagtatattatatatgtgtttaAGAAATTATCGGATAGACAGATCAGAGCGCTGTTGTACTTGTACTGTCCAATAGGTGTCGCGGTTTCCCTGTTTCACGCTGAACTCTTTCAATCACTTCCTGTGCTGCACATTCCCATCACAACAACTCCAGCAGCAATGAAACTTGTATACTTTCACTTCTTCAACATATGGAGACACTTTACAGGGATAAAAATCCACACGGACGAATAATTCCTCATGGAGAGACGCTGATATTCCCGCTGCTGGCTGTCCAGTTTTTACAAACACTGGACTTTTATTGTATGTTCTCTTTTTGGGCTAGCTGGTCATGCTAGTTAGCCTTCGATTGATAACAagataaacacaaaatatgtcctaaatatcttcattttttCATCGTTGTGGATTAATAACAGACTCGAGACGCCAGTTTCGTAATGTAAACGTCATGTAATCGTAATTCTGCAGTTTTGTCTATGAATTATTTATGTAGTTTAATATTAGCTCACGCTGACTGAAATAATAACAGGGCAGATTCAGTTGTTTGGATGTTTGGATATGATTTTTGGGGACACACGGTATGAAACGTGTTTAATTCAGGGTTTATGAGTGATTTGAGGAACTCTTTGTTCGAGAGAGGAAGAGGAAAATGAGGAAGAGGAAGATGATGGTGATGAAGGTCAGCTCAACAGGGAACTGCTGATTATAAACAGACACATTCAGAAAAATGCCTAGAAGAAAACAGTCGAACCCACAGCCTGTCAAATGTAAGTCTGGATTTATTTCTCTCTTGGTTTCACTTAGTTTTACTCTATCTTCTATTATTTCTTGATATTAATCAGTgttattgtgtttatttctgttCATAATAATGAATAAGGGCATAACAGTGATGTGTTTATGCCCTCATTCAGTCTGTCTCTAATTATTTCATGACCTCATTCAGACATTTCTGGCTTGTTTTCTAGTTCCTCTTGAGATCCTTCAGCTTGATCTTATTTTCTGATGTTGAAAATcagcatatatttaatatttagaaaactTTCCAGAGCCTGTCATATGTATTTTTTGCAGATCCCCCGATTTCTCTTTCTGTAGTTTTGCTAAGTGTGACAGTGTCTTCTGCTTTTGTGTCGCAATGATACCACTGATTTTCATGAATTTAGTCATTGCACTGTTGAAATAAGTGTTACGAAAATTGCCTAATGTTGATGTATCTTAATATTTCTGTTCGTTTTGAGACTGCTCACATGGCTGATTATGGCTAGTCTTTATTGCAATTACGAATAGTCAAAAGCATTATATTAATAGTactttaagtattatttttaataaaaaataaatataatatatatataaacacaaaatacataaatatacagcTAAACTGTATTTACATGACCAGTTATGTCATGAGCATTATAGCCAGtagttaaattttaaataggctaaaagcattattattattattattgttattattattatataaataataataatgtttactgttataatcatttattataataatgtttattattgttattattattattattatattattattaataacaacaacaacaataatgctTTTAGCTATTTAAAATTAGACTACTGACTAGTCATAATTGGCCAGTgtaaatgtagtaaaaaaatatagtaaataaaaaaggtcCCTCTACAaattagatgtttttaactacttgtcagaataataataataatagtaataataattgaaaaaaatacaaaatattaaaatgtatgaaatgtatGACAAAcaattgtatgtgtgtgtgtgtgtgtgtgtgtaatttaaataataaaaaataaaatacattcaaataaataataaaaattaatcaataataaaaagtaattaaaaaatatataacaaataattgtgtgtgtgtatatatatatatatatatatatatatatattattattttgtttttaattttaaataaaaatgtaaaaattaaatacattaagataaattataaaaatgtataacaaataattgtgtgtttgtgtgaatatatatgtttcttttttgcagtgtatatatatttaagtcaCACATCCTtggtttctgcattttttttttttttttttttttttggggggcggtctgactttttttttttttttttttttactgtgttttatttttaactacttgtcaaaataataataataattgaaaaatacaaaaatttatgaaatgtatgaaaaacaattgtatgtgtgtgtgtgtaaatataaatatatatatatatatatatatatatatatatatatatactaccattcaaatgtttggggtcagtacatttttattctttttttttttttttttttttttttttttagaaattaatacttttattcaccaaggatgtattaagttaatagttaaaagtttattaaaagttaataataaataatttacattgttataaaatatttatattttaaataaacttgttattcatgaaagaatcctgaaaaaaaaaaaatcacaggttccaaaaaatatttggcagcacaactgttgatattatccaacactgatcattctaataataaatccgcatattagaatgatttctgaaggaccatgtgacacttaagactggagtaacagctgataaaaattcagcttttcatcacaggaataaattctattttaaagtatgttaaaataaaaaacattattttatattgtaaaacattttgcaatattactgtttttttttctatatttttaatcaaataaatgcagccttgatgagcataagagacttctttaaagactattacaagtcttactgaccccaaacttttgaacggtagtgtatatatatatacatatacatatatatatatatttaaataacaaaaaattaaatacgttcaaataaataataaaaatgtataaataatacaaataaattataaaaatgtataaaaaataattgtgtgtgtttgtgtgaatatgtgtttcttttttgcaGTGAATATGTTTAAGTCACACGTCCTTGGTTTCCATTAACTTGCTTTTTCCAGTGCTTTGTGTCTGCCTAACTGCCTAATAATATAAAAGATCACGTGGCTTTGTTGGACGTGCACAAATCTAACCTTTCCTGCTGTATGATAAGTATGAAAACCGCTTTTTTAGTTCCTCTTGAGCTTTTATATAAGGTTTAAAGGAAATAGCTTGAGCAGAATCAGTTTCCAAAGCCCTTGTTTAATGTTGAGTTACGAGTCTAAGAATCAACCCTATCTCAGTGAAAACATGTCGGCTTTCCCCTCTTCTGTCGTCATTCTTTCCTCACTCCATTTCCTCAGGACAGACCCCTGTTCCTGCCGTGATACCGGGGTCGACCCATCTCTGACCTGACTCCCTCCGTTTATCTGGCATCTCTCTACTGTTCCTTCCTACTTCATTCATTcctgtcatatttttttcctcattccaGAGCTGTAGCGCTGATAACAGTCACTCTTATCACTGTATAAGTCTCTCatatccattttattttggatgattAGCAAATGTGCTACATCTAAAGCTTCTTCTAGAATGTGTAATATCTATAAAAATTGATCAGACAATGTTAAGATATAGTTTTCAGTTACCAGTGACAATATCAAAATATCAAGGAGCCCGATATATTGCTTCTATATGATCTACAGTTTTTCTAAATTGACATTTTATACCATATTTACTCAGCATGCACTCAGTTTACTGAATACACTAAAACCTTCCATATTTCAGTCGAGCATTTGGCAGAaagtcaaaatgtaaaaatagtagGATGAGCCtcttgttttataataaaataaattatattattattattttattaaattatattgttattgactgtaaagttgtatttttgtttgcagTGGGAGCTGAAGATGGAGTGGCAGTCGGCAATCAGGAAAACCTGGTCCTGGAGAGTGACTTCCTCCTTGGACAGGAGCTGGGCTTTGGGGAAAATGACTACAGGATCGTGGGTTTTGAGAGGGATTCAGGTCAGTGATAGAGTATGGATTACTTTGCCAGTTTACAGTTATTTTGCTATACTGTTCCATTCTTCAGCCAAGCATTTGCCAAATGAagtctaaatgtaaaaataatatttatagtagtTACTAAATGGATAGATAATGTTAATAGGCTTAAAAAttggatggaaaaaaaaaagtttgaaatagttgttattaaaaaaacactttactgATTAAACTAGTGAAAaccttatttattattagtagtaataataatagtcattCTTAATATTGATaacattattgttaatattattattcaaaataatgattataataataatattaagaataaaaataataataaatagtagtagtaataataataatgataatctGTTGTAGAATAGCTGATACAAAAATACTTTCCTAatgaatttatattattatttataataataataataacattaacaataatgaaaatagtaatattaagaatattgatataataaataatatatagtagATAACAgataatatatagtaataataaaaatctgttgTAGAGTAGCTGATGCAAAAATACTTGTAAAatacttgtttttaattaataataagtataataataatgactaaaaatataaatataaataaattattattaaagataataaaatttatataatacatataatattttatcagTAATTATAATATGAGTAAAAACtaatagaaacatttattattattattattattatcaccaaTACAATACCAATAATaattaacttattattattatattattattattgttaataataatatattctaatattatgtcaataatgataatagtaaatgataaactattattattatcattattgttgttgttgttttattttttaagcatttatatTAGTGTTGCCACAGacccaaaaaaacaacttaaggCCTTGCTTtacagtgatttttatttttcatttttttttttttctgataaatgAAAACCACAATCAATTAAATAGTAGGTTTTGTGGCTTATGGTCCATGTCAGGTTATATATGCCAGTGTACTATAAGTTGACAAACTAACATTTAGCAATTACAGCATTTCTGGGAGAACAgactaaacattttaatgaccctgttttgttttgttttgtttacttaattattattatttttttaattagtcactttattcatttattttagggctgtcaaatgattaattgcgattaatctcATGCAAATTgcataaaagtttgtttacctaatatatgtatgtgtactgtgtatatttattatgtatatacaaatacacacagacgcatttaagaaaaatgttatatttgtatacaaaatgtttatataatatacattaaaatatatagtacacacattttatgtaaacaaagttttattttgtatgcgattaatcatttgacagccctcatttatttattaaatagcaTGCCATTTAATCTTTGATATTTTTTGCCTCAACTTTGTATGTAATcacagtaaatttaaaaaaaagcactgcaTAACAGAGCATCTTGTGATCTCCCGATAGACTCCGTCACAGCCGACATGGGAATGCCAGTGTACGGCTTCAGCGATGAGGACTGTTCCAGCTACAACCGTCTCGGCATGGAGAGCGACTTCGAGGACCCACGAGACACGGAGAGCGAGCGGGAGGAGATGGGCCCCGACGCCGCGTTCGCTTCGTACCTTTCCTGCAGGCAGTGCGGCCAGCTGCTGGGCGACCCCCTGAGCGGTGCGCTGGACCTCGCGGGCCTCTACTGCCTCCAGTGCGGAGCCGAAGGTGGAGACGCAGACCGGCAGGACCGTCCGTTAGAGGAGGCCCACCCCGCCGACACAGCGCAAGGGAAATTAAACCGAAGCAGATCCACGCCCGACAGAAAtgcttgtaaaacatactcctgCAAACTGTGCAGCTTCAGCTCGCGTTACTCCAATCACTTGAAGCGGCACATGAAAACGCACAACGGCGAGAAGCCGTACCAGTGCCAGCAGTGCACGTACGCCTCCGCCCAGCTGGTGAACCTGCAGCGGCACGTGCGCACGCACACGGGCGAGAAGCCCTACAAATGTGAGTTCTGCACGTTCGCGTGCAACTCTCTAGGTAACCTGAAGAGGCACCAGCGCATGCACACGCAGGAGAAGGACCTCAACTGCGGCCAGTGCGACTTCAGAGCAAACAACAGCCACTCCTTAAAGAAACACATGATGAGCCACAAGGAGGACAAATCAACAGCCTTAACGGAaggtaattgtttttatatctaaaaatgaaCTTCGGATGAAAATTTCACCTTTTTAGCTTTTTGGCATTTAGTTAGGTTTCTGGTGTGTCTGTCAGCTCAAAAAAGCTTTGTTATGAGCTGCCTGAGCCTGGAGCTGTGTCACCCAGTTAGCTGTTTTAATTTGCAGCCATTTTCTATGTAGATAACTAGTTATTTGAGTAAGACCACCTTTGAGCCATATGGAGTATAAGGCAGGACTTCACATGTCTTGCGTCAACACGCCCCATGAAGGAAaggggtggagtgagcagtagctcattatcatttaaagagacatgcaccgaaatggGTCATGTGAACAGAGCTTTCTtttacaaggtaaaaaaggtgttgttttacatgaccattgaggaattttaatcaATATATAATCACAACATTTTggccaaattatttttttaatgtattaacttatcaggaaaaaaaacacaattagatttttttctcaaatcatGGGGAGTAATATGGTTAATATGGTTAATGTTAACCAGTAACCATGCATGCATGATTAGAAAAATGAAATTGTGAAATGGCTTGCAATGGCGCACAACACCgcatttatatacacattatgGTTTAGTGTTTGACCGTGAAGAAATTAAGACTAAATAttagttttgtaaaacaaaataaatattagtattgtaaactattattatttttcttaaaaactatttattaatattacaatgccaatttttttaataatgttgtttttaaaaaaaatgttatttattaataataatattattaatagttataatgtaatgttataatatctaaaatatattaatattataatgttgttatttctgtattattatAGT
Above is a genomic segment from Labeo rohita strain BAU-BD-2019 chromosome 17, IGBB_LRoh.1.0, whole genome shotgun sequence containing:
- the LOC127179816 gene encoding zinc finger protein 513, with protein sequence MPRRKQSNPQPVKLGAEDGVAVGNQENLVLESDFLLGQELGFGENDYRIVGFERDSDSVTADMGMPVYGFSDEDCSSYNRLGMESDFEDPRDTESEREEMGPDAAFASYLSCRQCGQLLGDPLSGALDLAGLYCLQCGAEGGDADRQDRPLEEAHPADTAQGKLNRSRSTPDRNACKTYSCKLCSFSSRYSNHLKRHMKTHNGEKPYQCQQCTYASAQLVNLQRHVRTHTGEKPYKCEFCTFACNSLGNLKRHQRMHTQEKDLNCGQCDFRANNSHSLKKHMMSHKEDKSTALTEESVVSDLTLHISSDPDFLQSYDTLRADRHPPALLHAEGLAKESDPLPELLFPFTCRVCGAVLEDEEGATAQICSKCTLDMLSKSSPTSPEKGDKLYSCTSCPFVTQYPNHLARHMKTHSGEKPYKCPQCNYASAHFDNLKRHHRVHTGEKPYKCRVCDYACGNLANLKRHERIHSGAKPFQCSVCSYSCNQSMNLKRHMLRHTGEKPFKCQECGYTTGHWDNYKRHQKKHGHSAEGWLKMQLPEKEEEDEEGEM